In one Agathobacter rectalis ATCC 33656 genomic region, the following are encoded:
- the pstB gene encoding phosphate ABC transporter ATP-binding protein PstB: protein MEKKIKIQVRDLNLYYGQNHALHGVNMDIKENSVTALIGPSGCGKSTFLKCINRMNDLVDNVRIEGSIEIDGENIYAPSVDTTVLRKKVGMVFQQPNPFPMSIYDNIAYGPRVHGIKDKKILDQIVEESLQGAAIFNEVKDRLKKSAMGLSGGQQQRLCIARALAVQPEVLLMDEPTSALDPISTSKIEELMEDLKKKYTVVVVTHNMQQAVRVSDDTAFFLVGDMVEFGDTKTIFSYPQDKRTEDYITGRFG, encoded by the coding sequence ATGGAGAAAAAAATCAAAATTCAGGTTCGCGACCTGAATCTGTATTATGGCCAGAATCATGCACTGCATGGTGTCAATATGGACATAAAAGAAAACAGCGTGACAGCGCTGATCGGACCGTCAGGATGTGGTAAGTCTACATTTTTAAAGTGTATCAACAGAATGAATGATCTGGTTGACAACGTCAGAATCGAGGGAAGCATAGAGATAGATGGTGAGAATATATATGCACCATCAGTCGATACAACCGTACTTCGCAAAAAGGTCGGCATGGTTTTCCAGCAGCCAAATCCGTTCCCGATGAGCATATATGACAATATCGCATATGGCCCGAGAGTGCATGGCATCAAGGATAAAAAGATACTCGACCAGATAGTTGAGGAAAGTCTTCAAGGTGCTGCGATATTCAATGAAGTTAAAGATAGATTAAAGAAATCTGCTATGGGACTTTCGGGTGGACAGCAGCAGAGACTGTGTATTGCGAGAGCGCTTGCCGTACAGCCGGAGGTGCTTTTGATGGATGAGCCAACATCAGCGCTTGACCCTATCTCTACTTCAAAGATAGAGGAGCTCATGGAGGATTTAAAGAAAAAGTACACAGTTGTGGTTGTAACACATAACATGCAGCAGGCAGTGCGTGTGTCAGACGATACAGCCTTCTTCCTTGTGGGAGATATGGTTGAGTTTGGTGACACAAAGACAATTTTCTCATATCCACAGGACAAGAGAACAGAGGATTACATCACAGGGAGGTTTGGTTAA
- the phoU gene encoding phosphate signaling complex protein PhoU, which translates to MRSKFDEQLKKLNEEMMHMGSMIEESIQKAIEAFIHQDADSAKAIMEGDSEIDREQKKIESLCFDLLMQQQPVARDLRTISAAMKMVTDMERIGDHAADISEMTILMSSDKPYRVNIEHVKSMASETMLMLIRAIEAYVEKNNDKAHIVMKQDDVVDDLFDKVKAELIDFIREHPEDGEQAEDLLMVAKYFERIGDHATNIAEWVEFALDDKVRKS; encoded by the coding sequence ATGAGATCGAAATTCGACGAGCAGCTTAAGAAGCTGAATGAAGAAATGATGCACATGGGAAGCATGATTGAGGAGTCAATCCAGAAAGCAATCGAGGCATTTATACATCAGGATGCCGATAGCGCCAAAGCCATCATGGAGGGCGATTCAGAGATAGACAGAGAGCAGAAAAAGATAGAGAGCCTGTGCTTTGATCTGCTCATGCAGCAGCAGCCTGTAGCAAGAGACCTTAGAACAATTTCTGCAGCGATGAAGATGGTTACTGATATGGAGCGTATAGGAGACCACGCAGCCGATATCAGCGAGATGACCATTTTGATGAGCAGTGATAAGCCATACAGGGTCAATATAGAGCATGTCAAGAGCATGGCTTCAGAGACAATGCTTATGCTTATCAGGGCAATCGAGGCATATGTTGAGAAGAACAATGACAAGGCTCACATAGTGATGAAGCAGGATGATGTGGTTGATGATCTTTTTGATAAGGTAAAGGCTGAGCTTATTGATTTCATCAGGGAACATCCGGAGGATGGTGAGCAGGCAGAGGATCTTCTCATGGTTGCAAAATACTTTGAGCGTATTGGAGACCATGCGACAAATATTGCTGAGTGGGTTGAGTTTGCGCTTGATGATAAGGTTCGCAAATCATGA